One Chromatiaceae bacterium DNA segment encodes these proteins:
- a CDS encoding SWIM zinc finger family protein, with product MTTLGKTWWGQRFIAALEGFTDHGRLLRGRGYSGDRRILAFAITDSLVTATVRGNVNPYYGVYKEPRYQTRIQMAPIPAKAWDKAIGHLGSRAALVARLLMNEMPDGIDDAFAGMKLHLLPRGHQDFALTDCSCPDYANPCKHIAGVYYRLAAQLDRDPFLLFELRGLSRELLNQALAATPLGKALTILRNELDPASPLIPAESFFTRPGFGTPPPDYHTFWTGQQRLPTEIAPATPAAVPAIQVRKAGDYPAFWERDSSCVVVMEELYQRVREKNRDSL from the coding sequence ATGACGACACTCGGCAAGACCTGGTGGGGGCAGCGCTTCATCGCCGCGCTGGAGGGCTTCACCGACCACGGCCGGCTGCTACGGGGCCGGGGTTACAGCGGCGATCGCCGCATCCTCGCCTTTGCCATTACCGACAGTTTGGTGACCGCCACGGTGCGCGGCAACGTCAACCCTTATTACGGGGTCTATAAGGAACCCCGCTACCAGACTCGCATCCAAATGGCCCCGATCCCGGCCAAGGCTTGGGATAAGGCCATTGGCCACCTGGGCAGCCGTGCCGCCTTGGTCGCGCGGCTGCTGATGAACGAGATGCCCGACGGCATCGACGACGCCTTCGCCGGCATGAAGCTGCACCTGTTGCCTCGGGGCCACCAGGACTTCGCCCTCACCGATTGCTCTTGCCCGGATTACGCCAATCCCTGCAAGCATATCGCCGGCGTTTACTATCGCCTGGCGGCGCAACTGGACCGCGACCCCTTTCTCCTCTTTGAGCTACGGGGCCTGTCCCGGGAGCTCTTGAACCAGGCGCTCGCCGCCACGCCCCTGGGCAAGGCCCTGACGATCCTGCGGAACGAACTTGATCCGGCATCGCCTCTTATCCCCGCGGAGTCTTTCTTTACTCGCCCCGGCTTTGGCACCCCGCCGCCGGACTATCACACCTTCTGGACCGGCCAGCAGCGCCTGCCCACCGAGATCGCACCCGCAACGCCCGCGGCCGTCCCCGCCATCCAGGTGCGTAAGGCCGGCGATTATCCCGCCTTCTGGGAGCGTGATAGCTCCTGTGTCGTGGTGATGGAGGAACTCTACCAGCGGGTTCGGGAGAAGAATCGGGACTCTTTGTAG
- a CDS encoding DUF2868 domain-containing protein — MEPRPPEFDPVSPAGGPKPGTDDRWTVPDLIDFEYYLERDEIDLRERHAARAALADRDRAIYLDEVAPGLAGLEPHSSPHRRGSLRRWLTARRAAEPPDLRDLLPGTAFDHAQRLGTLILAVVGFLIGIGAASTLLNYDGRLPVNVSWYLFLLVGVQFLLIGGGVLTWVLRRSRPVGATIQDVTLLGRLIRPLFSRLGSWVQQQRLAHASQEVRDRARASTGMLKSQYQLYGRVTYLPVLVPAQAFGVAFNLGVILTTIALEWFTDLAFGWGSALDVGPQAVYELARAVATPWSWLLGEGVGYPTLDQVAGSRINLKDPLFLLDAGHLRSWRWFLVLAVLTYGLLPRLGLLLASIYAQRHLLNRLPFTHARTQALYARLVTPRLETGTGGSGQGPAMPIPAPLVPRVHRQPKPERKPQPEPQPEPTLPPRPQLAPTVQPQPALRPELRLVESQPEAVPEPPSQPPILGFAGGIAPDACLLLIHVDVDDLIEDQDRPRLARLLAANTGWRVASAASFGSGTLMTEGVIQWLAEQDWQAPPARVVILMDGSQPPITENLRFLRELRAAAGTHAQLLLALVGDPQDDDPLPPVRAFDFTDWQRKIDALGDPYLRLAMLAPPHSDGEP; from the coding sequence ATGGAACCCCGACCGCCAGAGTTCGATCCCGTCTCGCCAGCCGGGGGCCCCAAGCCCGGAACAGACGACCGCTGGACGGTCCCGGACCTGATCGACTTCGAGTATTACCTCGAACGCGACGAAATAGACCTGCGCGAGCGCCACGCCGCCCGGGCGGCACTCGCGGATCGGGATCGTGCCATCTACCTGGATGAGGTCGCCCCGGGGCTCGCGGGCCTGGAACCTCACTCCTCCCCCCACCGGCGCGGGAGTCTGCGCCGCTGGCTGACCGCGCGCCGCGCGGCGGAGCCCCCGGACCTGCGCGACCTGCTGCCCGGCACCGCCTTTGATCACGCCCAGCGACTGGGGACCCTGATCCTGGCCGTGGTCGGTTTCCTGATAGGTATCGGCGCGGCTTCCACCCTCCTCAACTACGACGGGCGCTTGCCGGTCAATGTCTCCTGGTACCTCTTCCTCTTGGTGGGTGTGCAGTTCCTTTTGATCGGCGGCGGTGTTCTTACCTGGGTGCTGCGCCGGTCCCGGCCCGTTGGGGCCACCATCCAGGACGTCACCCTGCTCGGTCGGCTCATCCGCCCCCTCTTTTCGCGCCTCGGGAGCTGGGTGCAACAGCAACGTCTGGCCCATGCGAGCCAGGAGGTCCGGGATCGTGCCCGCGCCAGCACCGGGATGCTGAAGTCCCAGTATCAGCTCTATGGGCGAGTCACCTATCTGCCGGTCCTGGTTCCGGCCCAGGCGTTCGGGGTCGCCTTCAACCTGGGGGTTATCCTGACGACCATTGCGCTGGAGTGGTTTACGGATCTCGCTTTCGGCTGGGGCTCGGCCCTGGATGTCGGCCCCCAGGCCGTTTACGAACTGGCCCGCGCCGTGGCCACGCCCTGGTCCTGGCTGTTGGGCGAGGGGGTGGGCTACCCGACCCTGGACCAGGTGGCCGGTAGTCGCATCAACCTCAAGGATCCCCTGTTTTTGCTCGATGCCGGGCATTTGCGCTCCTGGCGCTGGTTCCTGGTGCTAGCGGTCCTCACCTACGGCCTGCTACCCCGGTTGGGTCTGCTGCTGGCATCGATTTATGCCCAGCGCCACCTCCTCAACCGGCTTCCCTTTACGCACGCCCGCACCCAGGCCCTCTATGCCCGTCTGGTCACTCCGCGCCTGGAGACCGGGACCGGGGGGAGCGGACAAGGTCCGGCGATGCCTATTCCGGCCCCCCTCGTGCCCCGTGTCCATCGTCAACCTAAGCCCGAGCGAAAGCCCCAGCCCGAGCCTCAGCCCGAGCCAACGCTACCGCCGCGGCCCCAACTCGCGCCAACGGTCCAGCCGCAGCCCGCGCTACGGCCTGAGTTACGGCTGGTAGAATCACAACCCGAGGCTGTGCCGGAGCCCCCATCCCAACCCCCCATCCTCGGCTTTGCCGGGGGCATCGCCCCGGATGCCTGTCTGTTGCTGATCCACGTCGATGTGGACGACCTGATCGAGGACCAGGACCGCCCACGGCTCGCTCGTCTGCTTGCGGCTAACACCGGCTGGCGAGTCGCCAGTGCCGCCTCCTTCGGCTCCGGTACCCTCATGACCGAGGGTGTGATCCAGTGGCTGGCGGAACAGGATTGGCAGGCCCCGCCGGCCCGGGTCGTGATCCTCATGGATGGCTCCCAGCCACCTATCACCGAGAACCTGCGCTTCCTGCGGGAACTGCGCGCCGCCGCCGGTACCCATGCTCAACTCCTGCTCGCCCTGGTCGGCGATCCCCAGGATGATGATCCTCTGCCGCCGGTACGAGCCTTTGACTTCACCGACTGGCAGCGCAAGATCGACGCGCTGGGCGATCCCTACCTGCGTCTGGCCATGCTGGCACCCCCCCACTCGGATGGAGAGCCTTGA
- a CDS encoding GTPase/DUF3482 domain-containing protein, whose translation MAITKSEIPRLAIMGHPNAGKSSVVATLTENDRIAIDQRAGTTTESDFYPVIIDGETVIEFIDTPGFQNPGAILEWFQAHPEIRDLAREFVKTHRHDPIFSHDCALLEPVAMGAGMILVVDGSKRIKEKDRIEIELMRLTARPRMAILNNLTKETRHLAQWQDTLSKGFNSVREFNAHRATYGERIKLLKALKSIDQRWEERLARTIDAFERDWDRRTDQAVDTILTLMKEALGFRVSKTFKEARLEMSGGRDQAKAEVMVDLEDSLRKLEANAHRQIRANFRHHVWDQSPDSLLAKDLLSDEVNRALGLSRRALALAGMTAGAATGAGVDMALAGTSLGGAAFVGAIAGGLLGLAGGKVLAKLDIEIKPGTARFTAGPVSNPKFPFILLDRALLFSARAMNWAHGRQAANEAALDKVPEKPIPVTGFTEELNTAEQRELARFFTAIRKGKASDREDACRAIVKRVLRDLSENRIDSRVHL comes from the coding sequence ATGGCGATTACTAAGAGCGAGATCCCGAGACTGGCGATCATGGGCCACCCCAATGCGGGTAAATCCTCGGTGGTCGCCACCCTGACCGAGAATGACCGCATCGCCATCGACCAGCGCGCGGGCACTACCACGGAATCAGACTTTTATCCGGTCATCATTGACGGCGAGACCGTCATCGAGTTCATCGACACCCCCGGTTTCCAGAATCCGGGGGCCATTCTGGAGTGGTTCCAGGCGCACCCGGAGATTCGCGACCTGGCCCGGGAGTTTGTCAAGACCCATCGCCACGATCCCATCTTCTCCCACGATTGCGCCCTCCTGGAGCCGGTGGCCATGGGGGCGGGCATGATCCTGGTGGTGGACGGCTCCAAGCGCATCAAGGAAAAGGATCGCATCGAGATCGAACTGATGCGTCTCACCGCGCGGCCGCGCATGGCGATTCTCAATAATCTGACCAAGGAGACCCGCCACCTGGCCCAGTGGCAGGATACCTTGAGCAAGGGCTTCAACTCGGTGCGCGAATTTAACGCCCACCGCGCCACCTATGGCGAGCGCATCAAGTTGCTCAAGGCCCTCAAGAGCATCGATCAGCGCTGGGAGGAGCGGCTGGCGCGGACCATCGATGCCTTCGAACGCGATTGGGATCGGCGCACCGATCAGGCGGTGGATACCATCCTGACCCTCATGAAGGAGGCCCTGGGATTCCGGGTGAGCAAGACTTTCAAGGAAGCCAGGCTGGAGATGTCGGGGGGGCGCGATCAGGCCAAGGCCGAGGTGATGGTGGATCTGGAAGATAGTCTGCGCAAGCTGGAGGCCAATGCCCACCGCCAGATCCGCGCCAACTTTCGGCACCATGTCTGGGACCAGTCGCCCGACTCACTGTTGGCCAAGGACTTGCTGTCTGACGAGGTGAACCGGGCCTTGGGGCTATCCCGGCGGGCCCTTGCCTTGGCCGGCATGACCGCCGGGGCTGCGACGGGCGCCGGGGTGGACATGGCGCTGGCCGGGACCTCCCTGGGTGGGGCGGCCTTTGTGGGTGCCATCGCGGGCGGATTGCTGGGGCTCGCGGGTGGCAAGGTCCTGGCCAAGCTGGATATCGAGATCAAACCGGGTACCGCGCGCTTCACCGCGGGTCCGGTCTCCAACCCCAAGTTCCCCTTTATCCTGCTCGACCGTGCCTTGCTCTTCAGTGCCCGGGCCATGAACTGGGCCCACGGGCGCCAGGCGGCGAACGAGGCCGCCCTGGACAAGGTCCCGGAGAAACCCATCCCGGTGACGGGATTCACCGAAGAGCTGAACACCGCCGAGCAGCGTGAGTTGGCGCGGTTCTTCACCGCTATTCGTAAGGGCAAGGCGTCCGATCGGGAGGATGCTTGCCGGGCCATCGTCAAACGCGTCCTGCGCGATCTCTCCGAGAATCGCATCGACAGCCGGGTCCACCTGTGA
- a CDS encoding tryptophan 7-halogenase produces MKSNHSDSCCDVLIIGGGPAGSTAAALLGEKGYQVTLVEKARHPRFHIGESLLPANLPLLERLGVHAEVEGIGMAKWGAEFISPWHDHSQSFEFADAWDKSMPYAYQVRRSEFDEILIRNAGRQGVNVIEGCRVRDVKFLPNDEGAMVRAEHEDGHTESWQCRFLIDASGRDTFLGNRFKAKHRNPKHNSTSLYGHFKGARRNPGKREGHITIFWFEHGWFWFIPLADGITSVGAVTWPYYMKTRTKPLQGFFMDLIAQCPALAERLQDAALVSEVEATGNFSYTCDHTHGTCYLLLGDAYAFIDPVFSSGVMLAMNSAFAGSEAVDTCLREPGKAAQALQEFDRIMKHGPKEFSWLIYRVTNPTMRNLFMAPRNVFRAKEALLSVLAGDIFGKTPIWRSVLAFKAIYYLASLANLKPTVMAWRRRKMNIRYMEDSGETSYR; encoded by the coding sequence ATGAAATCAAACCATTCCGACTCCTGTTGCGACGTCCTCATCATTGGTGGAGGACCGGCCGGCTCTACCGCGGCCGCCCTGCTAGGAGAGAAGGGCTACCAGGTCACGCTTGTGGAAAAAGCCCGGCATCCGCGCTTCCATATCGGCGAATCCCTGTTGCCGGCTAACTTGCCACTGCTGGAGCGGCTGGGTGTGCATGCCGAGGTCGAGGGTATTGGCATGGCGAAATGGGGAGCCGAATTCATTTCCCCCTGGCACGACCATAGCCAGTCATTCGAATTCGCGGACGCCTGGGATAAGTCCATGCCGTACGCGTACCAGGTACGACGTTCGGAGTTCGACGAAATACTGATTCGTAATGCCGGGCGTCAAGGGGTTAATGTCATTGAAGGTTGTCGCGTGAGGGACGTGAAGTTCCTGCCGAATGACGAGGGCGCCATGGTCCGGGCCGAGCATGAGGATGGCCACACGGAGTCCTGGCAATGTCGCTTCCTGATCGATGCATCAGGCCGCGATACCTTTCTGGGCAACCGGTTTAAGGCCAAGCACCGGAATCCCAAGCACAATAGCACATCGCTCTACGGCCACTTCAAGGGTGCGCGGCGCAATCCGGGCAAGCGGGAAGGCCATATCACCATCTTCTGGTTTGAGCATGGGTGGTTCTGGTTCATTCCGCTCGCGGATGGCATCACCAGCGTCGGTGCCGTCACCTGGCCTTACTACATGAAGACCCGTACCAAGCCGTTGCAGGGTTTCTTCATGGATCTCATCGCCCAGTGCCCAGCCCTCGCGGAGCGACTCCAGGATGCGGCACTGGTGTCGGAGGTGGAGGCCACGGGCAATTTTTCCTATACCTGCGACCACACCCATGGCACCTGCTACCTGCTGCTGGGCGATGCCTACGCTTTTATCGATCCGGTTTTCTCGTCCGGCGTCATGCTGGCCATGAACAGTGCCTTTGCCGGGTCCGAGGCGGTGGATACTTGCCTCCGCGAACCGGGTAAGGCCGCCCAGGCCTTACAAGAATTTGATCGGATCATGAAGCATGGCCCCAAGGAGTTTTCCTGGCTCATCTACCGCGTCACCAACCCCACCATGCGTAATTTATTCATGGCGCCACGCAATGTCTTCCGGGCCAAGGAGGCCTTGCTGTCGGTATTGGCCGGCGACATCTTCGGCAAGACACCCATCTGGCGTTCCGTACTGGCATTCAAGGCGATCTATTACCTCGCCTCTCTGGCCAACCTGAAGCCGACGGTCATGGCCTGGAGGCGGCGTAAGATGAATATCCGCTACATGGAAGACTCCGGGGAGACCAGCTACCGATGA